A stretch of DNA from Euzebyales bacterium:
TCGGTGGATCGACCGGTCGCACCACGATCAGATCCATCTCGAGCCACTGCACGATGACGCAGCCGACGACCGGGTGCGTGCGCTGCTGGGCGCCACCCCAGCGTCGCGCTCCTGCACCGGGCGCTGCTGGCACGGACCGGCGGCACGCCGCTGTTCGTCGAGGAGACGGTCCGGGCGTTGTCCGACGCCGGGACACTGACGGGTGAAGCCGGTGCGCACCGCTTCGTGGGTGATCCCGAGGTCGCGGCGAGCAGGCGTTCGGCGTCGTCGTTGCGGACCAGGTGACGGTCGAGCCAGCCGGCTCCGTGCAGCAGCTCCGCGCTCGTCCGGTCAGGCGTGCCCCCTCGGCGCCCAGGGGCACCCGGGTCCGCCAGCGGCGCCACCGGATACTCCCGCTCGAAGCGCAGCCGCAGGGGTGCGCGGCTCGTGACCAGCGTCCGCAGCGCCGGAACATCCGCCAGGATCCCGCCGACCTGGCGCGTCGGCCGTGTCACCGAGGTCGGCAGTCACGGTCCTGTCACTGCCCTGCCACGCCGTCACCCGGCGCGGCACCCGCTTCCATGATCGCGCACGGTGACCCCCAGCGGAAGCGTCAGCTTTCCCAGGCCCGCCCGTCGATCAGGCGGCGGATGTCACCGAGCGGGTCGTCGCCGGTCACCGGCACGACCACCGGCAGCGCGCCGGCACGGCGGTAGGCGCGGCAGCGAACCGCCAGGTCGTCCTGGCCGGTGTAGAGGGCGGCGACCATGCCGGCGGGCAGCATGGCTGGCGCCTCCCGCAGCCTGCCCTCGGCATGGAGTCGGTGGACCCGGTCGACCACGTCGCCGAACCCCAGCCGGCGGTAGTGGCGCGCGTACGGCGCGGCCATCGCATACGATGTCAGGTCGCGCCGCACCCGGGCGTCGCCGTCGGGCGTCGCCGCGGTCCACACGAACGCGAGCACGTCCACGCCGTCGGGGGCGTCGACGACGGTCTCCGGGGGTGTGTGGTTGAGGACGACACCGTCGGCCGCCTGCAGCGCCAGCGCCGCCATGTTCGGTCCGAGCGCCGCAAGAAGGACGCGGACATCCGCCCCGGCCGGGACCGGCAGGCGGAACGATCCGCGCGGCAGGCCGTCCAGCACGGCCCGCAGCGTCTCGAGCCGCACCCTTGTGGTGTCGAGGCGCGGGTCGTGGGCGCGTCCGTGCCAGTCGCCCACGATCTGGGGCGATGACGTCCCGACGCCCAGCAGAAACGGTGCACCCGCGATCTGCGCAACGGTCGTCGCGGCCATCGCCATGGTCGGCTCGGTGCGTGAGCCCAACGGCATGATCGCTGTGCCGAGACGGACGCCGGGTCGCCTGGCCGCCAGCGCCGACGCCAGCGCGGGCGCGTGGAACCCGCAGACCTCGGTGAACATGACCGGGTCGAACCCGGCGTCGACGGTCCGTTCGAGCAACCCGAGCGCCGCGGCCGCATCGACGCGCAGCACGCCGGGGAGCGCGAACCCGATACCCGCGGTGCGGCCGGTCACGCTGCTGTCCGTCATGGCATCCTCCGTCGGCCGGTGCGCACGGTCAGGCTCCGGCAGGATCGGCGTGCGCTGCCCGGCTCAGCCCGCCGCCCGTTCAACCGCGGTGGCGGACCGGGCCACACACCTGCCAGTCCGGGGCCGGCGCGGTGTTCGGCACCTGACCGGTCAGATCCGCGATGACCATGACATGACCCTCCCTCGAACCGTCCCGCACGGTGCCTTTGTCGGGTACTCCTGGGCCGAGACCGGCTCAGCTGTCGACGTCGGCTCGCGGGCCGCGTGCATCGTCAGTCGGGGAGGAGGCGCCGCACCATGTCCGGCCGCGCCACCGGACGGCGTCATCCGACGGTCAGCCGCGCGATCAGCAGCCCCACCAACGCACCGACGCCGACGAGCACGACGATCGTCAGCGCCTGGGACCGTCCGCGGGTGGCCGCATCGACCTCACCCTCGATGCGGACCCGCTTGCGACGGGCCCACGGTTCGACCGCAACCGGCACGGGCCTGCCGTCGGCGCGCCACAGGGGGTTGAGTGGCACGGGACGACCACCCCGTACGCGCAGGTGCGGCCCCCGCAGCCCGAACGCCGCCGACGTCGGCACCATCGCCTCGATCTCGGACCACGGGACGTGCCTCGTGCCCAGGAAGGTGAAGGCGACCCCGTCGCGGTCCACGACGAGCCGCGATCGCCAGATCAAGGGGAGCACGAGCACTGGCCACAGCGCCAGGCCGAGCATGCGGGCGTTGCCGTCGCCAGTGACCAGCGACGCCACTGGAGGCCCGATCAGCAGGACCACCAAGCCGATGGAGCCGAACAGCAGCCAGCGTGGCGGACGGGCGTCGACCGGCTCCGGCTCCGGCCTGCGCTTGCGACGAGCCACCGTGCGACGTCCGATCCTCGTCAACTCCATGTCCGACGACGTCGTGGGACCTGCGGCACGGCGTCGCCCGGCTGGCAGCAATGTACCAACGGACGCCGTGCTGGGTACCGTCTGCGCCAGGCGATCGCCGTCCAACCAAGTCGACGGAGCGCCAGCCAATGTCCACGGCGAAGCAGGCCTCCACCAACGGGTCGCGTCGACCGACGGGCCCGTTGGCGACGATGCCGACACGCCTGTGGCACGTCGTGACGCCGTTGGTCCACCAGGTGCTGCGCACGCCCGGGCTCGGGCTGGCCCGCGGCATGCAGGCGGCGCTGGCGCCGCCTGGGACCTCGCCCTGGCAGGCTCGCGCTACTCCGCCGTGGTGGCACGGATCTGGACCGACGTCGCGGTGGACCTGGTGTCGAGCATGCCCTCGCTGACCACGGACCCGGCGCGGCCGATGCGCGTCGTCCCCGCCTCCTCAGCTCACCGTGGCGGCGTCCGGTATCCCGCGCTGCGGTGAACCGTCGGCCGTCGGCTTCGTACCACGAGGTAAGTCCCTTCCGGACCCACGCCTCGTGCGACGACCGCGGCGTGACGACTCCGCTCGGTGCGGACTGACGACGGAGACAACGATGCGAAGACGACTGACGCTCGCACTCGCGGCGGCGCTGCTGGTGCTCATGATGGCACCCGGTGCGCTGGCCCGACCGACGACCTACACCGCCCACCTCACAGGTGCCCAGGAGGTCCCGGCGGTCGACACCAACGCCGTCGGCCAGACGGTCCTCCGCTTGAACGCCGACGGCACGGCGCTTTCGTGGCGAAGATCGACGACGTGACCCAGGCGCACATCCATCTGGGAGAGCAGGGCGAGAACGGCGATGTGGTTGCGTTCCTGTTCGGTTTCGTCGACGAGGGGGTGACCGCGAACGGCGTGCTCGAGACCGGCACCATCACAGACGCCGACCTCGTCGGCCCGCTGGCGGGCATGTCGCTGGCCGACCTCGTGGCCGAAGTCGACACCGGTGGCGCGTACGTCAACGTCCACACCCTGGAGCATCCGGGCGGCGAGATCCGGGGTCAGATCCGCTGACGCTCCCCGACGTGGGGACACGTCGCACCCGGTGCGCATCGTGTCCCCACGACGGCCGCTCCGCGCAACCCGGGGACTCGAAGGTCAGGCGCGCATGCGGTGGCCTGCCGGGTCGAACAGGCAGGTGTCCTGGCGGCGCGCCCGGCGCCGGACGCCGACCACCTCGATGGCGAAGCCGCCGTCGACGTCGGCCAGCGGCGCCGGCACGTAGCCCAACGCCACCGACGCCCCGGAGCAGTGGGCGTAGCCACCGGACGTGACCCAGCCGACCACCTCGTCGTGGTGCCAGATGGGCTCGTCACCGATCACGTCGGCGTCGTCGGCATCGACCGTGAAGGTCATCAGCCGGCGCGCCGGTCCCTCGTCACGGATGCGGGCGGCGGCGTCGCGGCCCACGAACTGACCCTTGTCGAGCTTGACGAACATACCCAGACCGGCCTCGTACGGGTCGTAGATCGGCCGGTACTCGGTGGCCCACGCGCCGAACGACTTCTCCAGCCGCAGCGAGTCCAGCGCCCGCGCGCCGAACAGCCGCAGCCCGTGGCGCCCACCGGCCCGCATCAGGACGTCGAAGAGCCGCTGCTGGTAGGCCGGCTCGACCCACAGCTCGTAGCCGAGGTCGCCGGTGAACGAGATCCGCCCGAGCACAACGGGCACGGCCTCGACGGTCGCGCGCCGGATGTCGAGGAACCGCAGCGCCGATCCGGACACGTCGCCGTTCGTGACGTCGTCGAGCAGGTCGCGTGCCGCCGGTCCCGCGATCGACAGCCCGCACAGGTTGGGTCCGAGGCTGGCGTAGCGCACCGACCCGTCGCCCGGCAGGCGGGCGTCGAACGAGCGTTCGTAGTACTGCTCGGCGGCACCGGTGCCGAACACGAGGAACCGCTCCGACGCCCTGTCCGCCGCGTCGGCCGGCGTCGCCGGCAGCGCTCCCACGGTCAGGTCCCCCGCGAGCTTTCCGTGCGCGCTGAGCATCGGGGTCAGCGCGATGCGCCCGACCGGGGGGATGCGGTTGGCCAGGATCCCGTCGAGGAAGTCCCGCGCGCCGGGACCGGTGAACAGGAACTTGGCGAACCCCGTCGTCTCGGTCAGCCCGACGCCGTTGCGCACCGCGCCGCTCTCCTCGGCCACGCACGCCCAGGCGTTGGAGCGGCGCAGGGTCGGCGTCTCGACCCGCTCGAGGCCGTCGCGCTGGAACCACAGCGCGTACTCGAGCCCGTAGGCGGCACCCCACACCGCGTTGGCAGCGTCGAGGCGGTCGTGGATCGGTGACGTGAGCAGGGGACGTCCGGCCCGCAGCTCCTCGTTGGGGTAGGCGATCTGGAAGCGTCGGCCGTAGTTCTCGCGGACCTTGGCGTCGGTGTAGGCGGCGGTCGCGAAGTCGCCGAAGCGTGCGACGTCCATGCCCCACACGTCGAACCCGGCGTCACCGTGCGTGATCCAGTTCGCGAGCGCCAGCCCGACGCCGCCGCCCTGCGACAGGCCCGCCATCACGCCGCACGCCACCCAGTGGCCCCGCTGCCCGCGGACTGGACCGATCAACGGGTTGCCGTCTGGGGCGAACATGAACGGCCCGTTGACGACCGTCCGGATCCCAACCTCGTAGAAGATCGGGAAGTGCTCGAAGGCGACCGCGAGGTTGTCCGCGATCCGGTTGAGGTCGGGCGGCAGCAGCTGGTGGCCGAAGTCCCATGGCGTGGTGTGGGGCGACCAGGGCACGCCGTCGGGCTCATAGGTCCCGAGCAGCAGCCCGGTGCCCTCCTTGCGCATGTAGACCTCACCGGCGAAGTCCATGGCGTGCAGGCCGCTGGCGGGCCCCGTGACGTTCCAGTCCTCCAGCTCGGGCACTGACTCGGTCAGCAGGTACATGTGCTCCATGGCGAGCACGGGCAGCTCGATCCCGCACATGCGACCGATCTCGCGGGCCCATAGCCCGCCCGCGTTCACGAAGTGCTCGCACGTGACAGTGCCTGCGTCCCCGCAGTCCAGCACCCAGTCGCCGTTGGCCAGGCGGCGGATGGCCTCGACGCGCGTGTGCTGGACGACC
This window harbors:
- a CDS encoding LLM class flavin-dependent oxidoreductase; this translates as MTDSSVTGRTAGIGFALPGVLRVDAAAALGLLERTVDAGFDPVMFTEVCGFHAPALASALAARRPGVRLGTAIMPLGSRTEPTMAMAATTVAQIAGAPFLLGVGTSSPQIVGDWHGRAHDPRLDTTRVRLETLRAVLDGLPRGSFRLPVPAGADVRVLLAALGPNMAALALQAADGVVLNHTPPETVVDAPDGVDVLAFVWTAATPDGDARVRRDLTSYAMAAPYARHYRRLGFGDVVDRVHRLHAEGRLREAPAMLPAGMVAALYTGQDDLAVRCRAYRRAGALPVVVPVTGDDPLGDIRRLIDGRAWES
- a CDS encoding FAD-dependent oxidoreductase yields the protein MRTSARVVVIGGGVVGASVLYHLTRVGITDAMLLERSELTSGSTWHAAGGMHTLNGDPNVAALQQYTVGLYEEIQRTSGHDCGIHLTGGLMLADTEERMDWLRMAHARGRYLGMDTDLIGVAEAKKLLPFMDERHFVGALYDPMEGHVDPSGVTHAYAKAAQLAGAEVVQHTRVEAIRRLANGDWVLDCGDAGTVTCEHFVNAGGLWAREIGRMCGIELPVLAMEHMYLLTESVPELEDWNVTGPASGLHAMDFAGEVYMRKEGTGLLLGTYEPDGVPWSPHTTPWDFGHQLLPPDLNRIADNLAVAFEHFPIFYEVGIRTVVNGPFMFAPDGNPLIGPVRGQRGHWVACGVMAGLSQGGGVGLALANWITHGDAGFDVWGMDVARFGDFATAAYTDAKVRENYGRRFQIAYPNEELRAGRPLLTSPIHDRLDAANAVWGAAYGLEYALWFQRDGLERVETPTLRRSNAWACVAEESGAVRNGVGLTETTGFAKFLFTGPGARDFLDGILANRIPPVGRIALTPMLSAHGKLAGDLTVGALPATPADAADRASERFLVFGTGAAEQYYERSFDARLPGDGSVRYASLGPNLCGLSIAGPAARDLLDDVTNGDVSGSALRFLDIRRATVEAVPVVLGRISFTGDLGYELWVEPAYQQRLFDVLMRAGGRHGLRLFGARALDSLRLEKSFGAWATEYRPIYDPYEAGLGMFVKLDKGQFVGRDAAARIRDEGPARRLMTFTVDADDADVIGDEPIWHHDEVVGWVTSGGYAHCSGASVALGYVPAPLADVDGGFAIEVVGVRRRARRQDTCLFDPAGHRMRA